In Pseudonocardia sp. DSM 110487, the sequence CCGAGTGGCTCGACTCCTTCGACGCGGTGCTGGATGCCGCGGGGCAGCAACGGGCCCGCTACCTGATGCTGCGGATGCTGCAGCGGGCGCGCGAGCGCCACGTCGGCGTCCCGTCGCTGACCAGCACCGACTACGTCAACACCATCCCCACCGACCGGGAGCCCTGGTTCCCAGGCGACGAGGAGACCGAGCGCGCCTACCGCCGCTGGATCCGCTGGAACGCCGCCATGACGGTGCACCGCGCGCAGCGCCCGGGCATCAGCGTCGGCGGGCACATCTCGTCCTACGCCTCGTCGGCCACGCTGTACGAGGTCGGGTTCAACCACTTCTTCCGGGGCAAGGATCACCCGGGTGGGGGTGACCAGGTCTACATCCAGGGCCACGCCTCCCCCGGCATCTACGCGCGCGCGTTCCTCGAGGGGCGCCTCACGGAGGACCGGCTCGACGGGTTCCGCCAGGAGCTCTCGCACGGCGGGCCGGGCCACGGGCTGCCGTCGTACCCGCACCCGCGGCTCATGCCGGACTTCTGGGAGTTCCCCACGGTGTCCATGGGCCTCGGCCCGATGAACTCGATCATGCAGGCGCGGTTCAACCGCTACCTGGAGAACCGCGGCATCAAGGACACCTCGCACCAGCACGTGTGGGCGTTCCTCGGCGACGGCGAGATGGACGAGCCGGAGTCGCGCGGTCTGATCCACATCGCCGCGACGGAGGGCCTGGACAACCTCACGTTCGTCGTCAACTGCAACCTGCAGCGCCTCGACGGACCGGTCCGCGGCAACGGAAAGATCATCCAGGAGCTGGAGTCGTTCTTCCGGGGTGCCGGCTGGAACGTCATCAAGGTGATCTGGGGCCGCGAGTGGGACGCCCTGCTGCACGCCGACCGCGACGGCGCGCTGATCAACCTGATGAACCAGACGCCGGACGGTGACTACCAGACCTACAAGGCCAACGACGGCGGCTACGTGCGCGACCACTTCTTCGGGCGCGACCCGCGCACGAAGGCGCTCGTCGAGCCGATGAGCGACGCCGAGATCTGGAACCTCAAGCGCGGCGGGCACGACTACCGCAAGGTCTACGCCGCGTACGCGGCGGCGCTGGAGCACCACGGCCAGCCCACGGTGATCCTGGCCAAGACCATCAAGGGCTACGGCGTGGGCCCGAGCTTCGCCGGGCGCAACGCCACCCACCAGATGAAGAAGCTGTCGCTCGCCGACCTCAAGCAGTTCCGCGACGAGCAGCGCATCCCGATCTCGGACTCGGCGCTCGAGGAGAACCCGTACCTGCCGCCCTACTACCACCCGGGCGAGGACGACTCGGCGATCCAGTACATGCAAGAGCGTCGGCGCACGCTCGGCGGGCCGCTGCCGTCGCGGCGGCGGACGGCGAAACCGCTGGTCCTGCCGGGCGACAAGGTCTACGACATCGTGCGCAAGGGCTCGGGCAAGCAGGAGGTCGCCACCACGATGGCGTTCGTCCGGCTGCTGCGCGAGCTCGTGAAGGACCCCGAGATCGGCGGCCGGTTCGTGCCGATCATCCCGGACGAGGCTCGCACGTTCGGGATGGACTCGATGTTCCCGACCCAGAAGATCTACAACCCGAACGGGCAGCAGTACACGTCCGTGGACGCCTCGCTCATGCTCGCCTACCGCGAGAGCGAGCAGGGCCAGCTGCTGCACGAGGGCATCAACGAGGCCGGCTCCGTCGGCTCGTTCACCGCGGCGGGCACGTCGTACGCCACGCACGGCGAGCCGATGATCCCGGTCTACGTCTTCTACTCGATGTTCGGGTTCCAGCGCACCGGCGACTCGATCTGGGCCGCCGCCGACCAGATGGCCCGTGGGTTCCTCGTCGGCGCCACCGCGGGCCGCACCACGCTCACAGGTGAGGGCCTGCAGCACAACGACGGGCACTCGTTGCTGCTCGCGGCCACCAACCCGGCCGTCGTCTCCTACGACCCGGCGTTCTCGTTCGAGGTGGCGCACATCGTCAAGGACGGGTTGCGGCGCATGGTCGGGGAGGACGCCGAGAACGTCATCTACTACCTGACCGTCTACAACGAGCCATACGTCCAGCCTGCCGAGCCCGAGGATCTCGACGTCGACGGGCTGCTGCGCGGCCTGTACCGCTACGCGGCCAGCCCGCGCGCGGAGGGGCCGCAGGTGCGCCTGCTCGCGTCCGGCGTCTCGATCCCGTGGGCCCTGCAGGCCCGCGACATGCTGGCCGAGCAGTGGGGGGTGGGCGCCGAGGTGTGGTCGGTGACGTCGTGGGGCGAGCTGCGCCGCGACGGCGTCGCGTGCGAGCAGCACAACCTGGTGCACCCGGACGCGGAGCCGCGCGTCCCGTACATCAGCCGCGCGCTCGCGGGCGACGCACCTGTGATCGCGACGTCGGACTGGATGCGCGCGCTGCCCGACCTGGTACGCCAGTGGGTACCCGCGCCGTTCACGAGCCTCGGCACCGACGGCTTCGGGCTGTCCGACACCCGGCCCGCCGTGCGACGGCACTTCAACGTCGACGCCGAGTCGATCACGGTGGCGGCGCTGGAGACGCTCGCCGCGCGCGGCGAGTTCGACCGTGGCGCGGTGGCCGAGGCCGCCGCGAAGTACCGGATCGACGACCCGCAGGCGGCCGGTCCGCAGACGAGCGACAGCGGCGTGGCCTGACTCGCACTCGACCCGCGCACGGAGAGCCGCGT encodes:
- the aceE gene encoding pyruvate dehydrogenase (acetyl-transferring), homodimeric type; translated protein: MTGQNTDGTGPRRVHVIRDGLAAHLPDIDPEETAEWLDSFDAVLDAAGQQRARYLMLRMLQRARERHVGVPSLTSTDYVNTIPTDREPWFPGDEETERAYRRWIRWNAAMTVHRAQRPGISVGGHISSYASSATLYEVGFNHFFRGKDHPGGGDQVYIQGHASPGIYARAFLEGRLTEDRLDGFRQELSHGGPGHGLPSYPHPRLMPDFWEFPTVSMGLGPMNSIMQARFNRYLENRGIKDTSHQHVWAFLGDGEMDEPESRGLIHIAATEGLDNLTFVVNCNLQRLDGPVRGNGKIIQELESFFRGAGWNVIKVIWGREWDALLHADRDGALINLMNQTPDGDYQTYKANDGGYVRDHFFGRDPRTKALVEPMSDAEIWNLKRGGHDYRKVYAAYAAALEHHGQPTVILAKTIKGYGVGPSFAGRNATHQMKKLSLADLKQFRDEQRIPISDSALEENPYLPPYYHPGEDDSAIQYMQERRRTLGGPLPSRRRTAKPLVLPGDKVYDIVRKGSGKQEVATTMAFVRLLRELVKDPEIGGRFVPIIPDEARTFGMDSMFPTQKIYNPNGQQYTSVDASLMLAYRESEQGQLLHEGINEAGSVGSFTAAGTSYATHGEPMIPVYVFYSMFGFQRTGDSIWAAADQMARGFLVGATAGRTTLTGEGLQHNDGHSLLLAATNPAVVSYDPAFSFEVAHIVKDGLRRMVGEDAENVIYYLTVYNEPYVQPAEPEDLDVDGLLRGLYRYAASPRAEGPQVRLLASGVSIPWALQARDMLAEQWGVGAEVWSVTSWGELRRDGVACEQHNLVHPDAEPRVPYISRALAGDAPVIATSDWMRALPDLVRQWVPAPFTSLGTDGFGLSDTRPAVRRHFNVDAESITVAALETLAARGEFDRGAVAEAAAKYRIDDPQAAGPQTSDSGVA